One Kribbella sp. NBC_00662 genomic region harbors:
- a CDS encoding branched-chain amino acid ABC transporter permease, producing the protein MSKWHDRAPLLGGAIGAVALWIVVRLLSGDVSALYVVAAVVGGAVVGTAIGVLAGRLAKKGARVEVSVQAVAATAVASALTAELGWIIFKELIDKVEWPSAKQRIPFPQLDVVTGTALQVGGVTIQRSAIFTVAALVVCAVLLWFFINRTRLGRGMQAVSQDPDTARLMGINVDRIIVVAFALGAVLAAIAGVSQGLQNNNIDFRMGFLAGLKAFTAAVLGGIGNVYGAVVGGLVLGVVEAMATQYIPGQFGGSTWKDVWAFVILILVLVFRPQGLLGARVVDRA; encoded by the coding sequence GTGTCCAAGTGGCACGACCGGGCCCCGCTGCTCGGCGGCGCGATCGGTGCGGTCGCGCTGTGGATCGTCGTCCGGCTGCTCAGCGGCGACGTGTCGGCGCTGTACGTCGTCGCGGCCGTCGTCGGCGGCGCCGTCGTCGGTACGGCGATCGGCGTCCTGGCCGGCCGGCTCGCGAAGAAGGGCGCGCGGGTCGAGGTCAGCGTGCAGGCCGTGGCGGCCACGGCGGTCGCGTCCGCGCTGACCGCGGAGCTCGGCTGGATCATCTTCAAGGAGCTGATCGACAAGGTCGAGTGGCCGAGCGCGAAGCAGCGCATCCCGTTCCCGCAGCTCGACGTGGTGACCGGTACGGCGCTGCAGGTCGGTGGCGTGACCATCCAGCGGTCCGCGATCTTCACGGTCGCCGCACTGGTGGTCTGCGCCGTACTGCTGTGGTTCTTCATCAACCGGACCCGGCTCGGTCGCGGTATGCAGGCCGTCTCGCAGGACCCGGACACCGCCCGGCTGATGGGTATCAACGTCGACCGGATCATCGTGGTGGCGTTCGCGCTCGGTGCGGTGCTCGCGGCGATCGCGGGTGTCTCGCAGGGTCTGCAGAACAACAACATCGACTTCCGGATGGGCTTCCTGGCCGGTCTGAAGGCGTTCACCGCGGCCGTCCTCGGTGGTATCGGCAACGTGTACGGCGCGGTCGTCGGCGGTCTCGTGCTCGGTGTGGTCGAGGCGATGGCCACGCAGTACATCCCGGGTCAGTTCGGCGGAAGCACCTGGAAGGACGTCTGGGCGTTCGTGATCCTGATTCTGGTTCTGGTGTTCAGGCCGCAGGGCCTGCTCGGCGCGAGGGTGGTGGACCGGGCATGA
- a CDS encoding branched-chain amino acid ABC transporter permease, which produces MTDVKTPVPEATDAPPAKPGNPIAWPLGVAGAVLLIVGSFLSWSYDKTILNDLSINFYPGGLQILTIIGAVLSLVLLLAEKGPLTRLGAWLDVTLGLRTLGAGLTLYMVLILVAIGTESDGLINVNPGAYISLVGALLIAVSGWMLPLRQLRDMSEARLPGWFEILSIAILMAAVLFAAAYALGLQDAWSFILCLVFIAVVATALFRTGTMSFVGHVGQRHRKVLTLSAFVVAFLFPFTQNGSDANMSIANQVLIFGATAMGLNIVVGLAGLLDLGYIAFLGAGAYTAAVLSNSAFATVGWKPPFLVVMLVGACVSAVLGLIIGTPTLRVSGDYLAIVTLGFGEIFRFSMGNLDGNNGPNLTNGPNGVPGIPDLEIGGFNFGDEHAIAGIELGRFSNYYFLLLILIGFVILVFARLNNSRIGRGWVAIREDEKAAEAMGVNVFGLKLLAFAVGAFLAGLAGTIKAHQDAAVSPDQYQFIESAFLLAAIVLGGMGTIAGVLLGATILKLLPEKLRFFSEYRLLMFGLLLVLMMRFRPEGLVASRRRQLEFHEEDEELAVEVEEERLAVGEAK; this is translated from the coding sequence ATGACGGACGTGAAGACTCCGGTGCCGGAGGCAACGGACGCCCCACCGGCCAAGCCGGGCAATCCGATCGCGTGGCCGCTGGGTGTGGCCGGCGCGGTGCTGCTGATCGTCGGTTCGTTCCTGTCCTGGAGCTACGACAAGACGATCCTGAACGACCTGTCGATCAACTTCTATCCCGGCGGTCTGCAGATCCTCACGATCATCGGCGCGGTGCTGTCGCTCGTGCTGCTGCTCGCGGAGAAGGGTCCGCTGACCAGGCTCGGCGCCTGGCTGGACGTCACGCTCGGGCTCCGGACGCTCGGCGCCGGTCTGACGCTGTACATGGTGCTGATCCTGGTTGCGATCGGCACCGAGTCCGACGGCCTGATCAACGTGAACCCGGGCGCGTACATCTCTCTCGTGGGTGCGCTGCTGATCGCGGTCTCGGGCTGGATGCTGCCGCTGCGGCAGCTGCGCGACATGAGCGAGGCGAGACTGCCGGGCTGGTTCGAGATCCTCTCGATCGCGATCCTGATGGCAGCGGTGCTGTTCGCCGCGGCGTACGCGCTCGGCCTGCAGGACGCCTGGTCGTTCATTCTCTGCCTGGTGTTCATCGCCGTCGTCGCGACGGCGTTGTTCCGCACCGGCACGATGTCGTTCGTCGGTCACGTCGGGCAACGGCACCGCAAGGTGCTCACGCTGTCCGCGTTCGTGGTCGCGTTCCTCTTCCCGTTCACGCAGAACGGGTCGGACGCGAACATGTCGATCGCGAACCAGGTGCTGATCTTCGGCGCGACCGCGATGGGTCTGAACATCGTGGTCGGCCTGGCCGGTCTGCTGGACCTGGGGTACATCGCGTTCCTCGGCGCCGGCGCGTACACGGCCGCGGTGCTGTCGAACTCGGCGTTCGCCACCGTCGGTTGGAAGCCGCCGTTCCTGGTCGTGATGCTGGTCGGCGCGTGCGTGTCGGCGGTCCTCGGTCTGATCATCGGCACACCGACGCTGCGGGTCTCCGGCGACTATCTGGCCATCGTGACGCTCGGCTTCGGTGAGATCTTCCGGTTCTCGATGGGGAACCTGGACGGCAACAACGGCCCGAACCTGACCAACGGCCCGAATGGTGTCCCCGGCATCCCGGACCTGGAGATCGGCGGGTTCAACTTCGGTGACGAGCATGCGATCGCCGGCATCGAGCTGGGCCGGTTCTCGAACTACTACTTCCTCCTGCTGATCCTGATCGGCTTCGTCATCCTGGTCTTCGCCCGGCTGAACAACAGCCGGATCGGGCGCGGCTGGGTGGCGATCCGGGAGGACGAGAAGGCCGCCGAGGCGATGGGCGTGAACGTGTTCGGGCTGAAGCTGCTCGCGTTCGCGGTCGGCGCGTTCCTGGCCGGTCTGGCCGGCACGATCAAGGCCCACCAGGACGCCGCGGTCAGCCCGGACCAGTACCAGTTCATCGAGTCGGCGTTCCTGCTCGCCGCGATCGTGCTCGGCGGTATGGGCACCATCGCCGGTGTGTTGCTGGGAGCAACGATCCTGAAGCTGCTGCCGGAGAAGCTGCGGTTCTTCTCGGAGTACCGGCTGCTGATGTTCGGGTTGCTGCTGGTGCTGATGATGCGGTTCCGGCCGGAGGGGCTGGTCGCGAGCAGACGAAGGCAGCTCGAGTTCCACGAAGAGGACGAGGAGCTTGCCGTCGAGGTCGAAGAGGAACGCCTGGCCGTCGGGGAGGCGAAATGA
- a CDS encoding ABC transporter ATP-binding protein: MTVTESRPAATRPIGEPVLEASGVTMRFGGLLAVNDVNLTVREGEIVGLIGPNGAGKTTFFNCLTGLYKPTSGQVRFAGVPRKAPKAPKRKKGEELDLEAVPVQELAALSPLPPKPRAVVRAGMARTFQNIRLFANMTALENVMVGRYCRTSAGALTSVLRGPKFRREEEATRARAQELLEFVGLGRSTEHLARNMPYGDQRRLEIARALATDPKLILLDEPTAGMNPQETRQAMDLIFKIRDSGLSVVVIEHDMRFIFNLCDRVLCLVQGQALIEGTPDEVQSDPRVIEAYIGTGEDDEDAPQDDTGEETR; encoded by the coding sequence ATGACAGTGACCGAGTCCCGGCCCGCGGCCACCCGGCCGATCGGCGAGCCGGTCCTGGAAGCCTCCGGCGTGACCATGCGGTTCGGTGGTCTGCTGGCGGTCAACGACGTCAACCTGACCGTCCGTGAGGGCGAGATCGTCGGTCTGATCGGCCCGAACGGGGCCGGCAAGACGACGTTCTTCAACTGCCTCACCGGGTTGTACAAGCCGACCAGCGGGCAGGTCCGGTTCGCCGGCGTACCGCGGAAGGCGCCGAAGGCCCCGAAGCGCAAGAAGGGCGAGGAGCTCGATCTGGAGGCGGTGCCGGTCCAGGAGCTCGCCGCGCTGTCGCCGTTGCCGCCGAAGCCGCGGGCCGTGGTCCGCGCGGGGATGGCCCGGACGTTCCAGAACATCCGGCTGTTCGCGAACATGACCGCGCTGGAGAACGTGATGGTCGGGCGCTACTGCCGGACCAGCGCGGGCGCGCTCACCTCGGTGCTGCGCGGGCCGAAGTTCCGTCGCGAGGAGGAGGCGACGCGGGCCCGGGCGCAGGAGCTGCTCGAGTTCGTCGGCCTCGGCCGCTCGACCGAGCACCTGGCCCGGAACATGCCGTACGGCGACCAGCGCCGGCTGGAGATCGCCCGCGCGCTGGCCACCGACCCGAAGCTCATCCTGCTGGACGAGCCGACGGCCGGTATGAACCCGCAGGAGACCCGGCAGGCGATGGACCTGATCTTCAAGATCAGGGACTCCGGGCTGTCGGTCGTGGTGATCGAGCACGACATGCGGTTCATCTTCAACCTGTGCGACCGGGTGCTGTGTCTGGTCCAGGGGCAGGCCCTGATCGAGGGCACCCCGGACGAGGTGCAGTCCGACCCGCGGGTGATCGAGGCCTACATCGGCACCGGCGAGGACGACGAGGACGCCCCGCAGGACGACACCGGGGAGGAGACACGATGA
- a CDS encoding ABC transporter ATP-binding protein: MSAMLEVKDLEVAYGKILAVKKISFSVEQGQVVSLIGTNGAGKTTTLKTISGLLRPTGGEIWFQGERIDHVAAHDIVTRGLAHSPEGRRIFPRLSVEENLILGAFARRDPGGVRKDLEAAYELFPILGERRKQPAGTFSGGEQQMLAMGRAMMSRPKLMMLDEPSMGLSPIMMKRIMSTVTELQRQGTTILLVEQNAQAALKRADFGYVLEVGKIVLSGSGSDLLVNDSVRKAYLGED, encoded by the coding sequence ATGAGCGCGATGCTCGAGGTCAAGGACCTGGAAGTTGCCTACGGCAAGATCCTTGCGGTGAAGAAGATCAGCTTCAGCGTGGAGCAGGGGCAGGTGGTGTCGCTGATCGGCACCAACGGCGCCGGCAAGACCACCACGCTGAAGACGATCTCCGGTCTGCTCCGGCCGACCGGCGGCGAGATCTGGTTCCAGGGCGAGCGGATCGACCACGTGGCGGCGCACGACATCGTCACCCGGGGGCTGGCGCATTCGCCCGAGGGCCGGCGGATCTTCCCGCGGCTGTCGGTCGAGGAGAACCTGATACTCGGCGCGTTCGCACGCCGGGACCCGGGCGGGGTCCGCAAGGACCTGGAGGCGGCGTACGAGCTGTTCCCGATCCTGGGGGAGCGGCGCAAGCAGCCGGCCGGCACGTTCTCCGGCGGTGAGCAGCAGATGCTGGCGATGGGCCGGGCGATGATGAGCCGGCCGAAGCTGATGATGCTGGACGAGCCGTCGATGGGTCTGTCGCCGATCATGATGAAGCGGATCATGTCGACGGTGACCGAGCTGCAGCGGCAGGGGACGACGATCCTGCTGGTCGAGCAGAACGCGCAGGCCGCGTTGAAGCGGGCCGACTTCGGCTACGTGCTCGAGGTCGGGAAGATCGTGCTGTCGGGTTCCGGCAGCGATCTGTTGGTGAACGACTCGGTCCGTAAGGCCTATCTGGGCGAGGACTGA
- a CDS encoding DUF554 domain-containing protein — MFIGIGTVVNVATVLVGSVLGVLVGHRLSHRTRDLVTDAIGLVTLLIAISSALTVGDKALSDAVGDSAPVLIVLGAMLIGGIIGSLLHIEERLEGFGAWMQRRFDRGEGQSTFVEGFVSASMVFCVGPLTFLGSLSDGLGRGADQLYLKAVLDGFTSIAFAASFGWGVAASALVVLVVQGSMTAVGAVLGDVLPDAHVTALGATGGVMLIGVALRLLKLKQVAVADLLPALIVAPLLVQLLVVIRN, encoded by the coding sequence TTGTTCATCGGAATCGGGACCGTCGTGAACGTCGCGACGGTGCTCGTCGGTTCGGTACTCGGCGTACTCGTCGGACACCGGCTCAGTCACCGCACCAGGGATCTGGTCACCGACGCGATCGGTCTGGTCACGCTGCTGATCGCGATCTCCTCGGCACTCACCGTCGGCGACAAGGCACTCAGCGACGCGGTCGGCGACAGCGCACCGGTGCTGATCGTGCTGGGCGCGATGCTGATCGGCGGGATCATCGGCTCGCTGCTGCACATCGAGGAACGGCTGGAAGGTTTCGGCGCCTGGATGCAGCGCCGGTTCGACCGCGGCGAGGGGCAGAGCACGTTCGTCGAAGGGTTCGTGTCGGCGTCGATGGTGTTCTGCGTCGGGCCGCTCACGTTCCTCGGCTCACTGTCCGACGGGCTCGGCCGCGGCGCGGATCAGCTGTATCTGAAGGCGGTTCTCGACGGGTTCACCTCGATCGCCTTCGCCGCATCGTTCGGCTGGGGCGTGGCGGCGTCCGCGCTCGTCGTACTCGTCGTCCAGGGTTCGATGACGGCAGTGGGCGCGGTGCTGGGCGACGTACTGCCCGATGCTCATGTGACCGCGCTCGGCGCCACCGGCGGCGTGATGCTGATCGGCGTGGCGCTCAGACTGCTGAAACTGAAGCAGGTAGCGGTCGCCGACCTGCTACCCGCCTTGATCGTGGCGCCGCTGCTGGTCCAGTTGCTCGTTGTCATCCGCAACTGA
- a CDS encoding N-acetyltransferase family protein, with the protein MAAVEVRDARVGDAGALVALWRELTTAGLPSRLPAPPSTAAAEVAISKHLDDPFGRLVVVELDGEIHGMAYLRKTAVSPLHDDTTVAVEYLHVSDSARRHGLGKALIAEAVAWAEHESCAHLAVVAPAIAREANRFLARLGLGQAGVLRFANTHTVRRRLAAEHAPNLLALLSSRRSAFARRAQLSGTVGGTVGGTVVSSPAEPESAGK; encoded by the coding sequence GTGGCTGCCGTCGAGGTGAGGGACGCACGCGTGGGTGACGCCGGCGCCCTGGTCGCGTTGTGGCGTGAGCTGACCACCGCCGGGCTGCCGTCCCGGTTGCCCGCACCGCCGTCGACGGCCGCCGCTGAGGTTGCCATCAGCAAGCACCTGGACGACCCGTTCGGCCGCCTCGTGGTGGTCGAGCTGGACGGCGAGATCCACGGCATGGCCTACCTGCGCAAGACCGCCGTCAGCCCGTTGCACGACGACACCACCGTCGCGGTCGAGTACCTGCACGTCAGCGACTCGGCCCGCCGGCACGGGCTCGGCAAGGCCCTGATCGCCGAGGCGGTCGCCTGGGCCGAGCACGAGAGCTGCGCCCACCTTGCCGTCGTCGCGCCCGCGATCGCCCGCGAGGCGAACCGGTTCCTGGCCCGGCTCGGTCTCGGCCAGGCCGGCGTACTGCGGTTCGCGAACACGCACACGGTGCGTCGCCGGCTCGCGGCCGAGCACGCGCCGAACCTGCTGGCCCTGCTCTCGTCGCGCCGCTCCGCTTTCGCCCGCCGCGCTCAGCTCAGCGGCACAGTGGGCGGCACCGTCGGCGGCACCGTGGTCAGCTCCCCGGCGGAGCCTGAATCAGCTGGCAAGTGA
- a CDS encoding hotdog fold thioesterase, producing the protein MGMEGTLLQLMGIVVSEASPERVVATMPVKGNTQPYGLLHGGASCVLAESLGSIGSALHAATYGKVAVGVDINATHHRAVREGVVTGVATPIYLGRTTTSYEVIVTDERDKRVCTARITCQLIQAPPGS; encoded by the coding sequence ATGGGCATGGAGGGCACGCTCCTCCAGCTGATGGGAATCGTTGTCAGCGAGGCGTCGCCCGAGCGGGTGGTCGCGACGATGCCCGTCAAGGGCAACACACAGCCGTACGGTCTCCTCCACGGCGGCGCGTCCTGCGTCCTGGCCGAGAGCCTCGGCTCGATCGGCTCCGCGCTGCACGCGGCGACGTACGGGAAGGTCGCCGTCGGCGTCGACATCAACGCGACCCATCACCGGGCGGTCCGCGAAGGAGTCGTCACCGGGGTCGCGACCCCGATCTACCTCGGCCGTACGACGACGTCGTACGAGGTGATCGTCACCGACGAGCGGGACAAGCGGGTCTGCACCGCGCGGATCACTTGCCAGCTGATTCAGGCTCCGCCGGGGAGCTGA
- the polA gene encoding DNA polymerase I has protein sequence MTKDTATPATGRPRILLLDGHSLAYRAFYALPVENFSTTTGQHTNAVYGFTSMLINMLRDEQPTHICVAFDVSRKTFRSEQYAEYKAGRSKSPDEFKGQVSLVKEVLEALRIPTTEIDGWEADDVIATLATQAAEQGFEVLISSGDRDAFQLVSDDVTVLYPKRGVSEIARMDPAAVEEKYGVPPRLYPDLAALVGEQSDNLPGVPGVGPKTAAKWLNQFGSLNDVVDRVNEIKGKAGESLREHLADVIRNRQINELVRDLTLDVVVDDLVRTPWDRDKVHTLFDSLEFRVLRERLVAEHEEVDATVDHGFELDGAQLKPGEVAAWLKEHVSTGERVGVAVQGSWGGGTGQITGLALANTSGAAAWFDPTMMTPDDEAAWQAWLADEKQPKALHDVNGPLLGFLERGWMLGGLSSDTQLSAYLVRPDQRAYDLADLTVRYLKRELRNEEADNGQLSFDDVEGGPAADHTMLRARAIADLADTLDAELEKQAGTPLLADVELPLIQVIAAMERDGIAVDRPYLEQLEERFATGVRDAAASAYEVIGKEINLGSPKQLQVVLFDELQMPKTKRTKTGYTTDADSLQALFEKTEHPFLAYLLAHRDATRLRQTVEGLLKTISPRDGRIHTTFNQTIAATGRLSSTDPNLQNIPIRTEEGRRIRQAFIVGEGNESLMSADYSQIEMRIMAHVSKDQGLIDAFNSGMDFHSVTASRVFSVEPSAVTQEQRAKIKAMNYGLAYGLSAYGLSQQLKIGVDEAKGLMDEYFEGFGGVRDYLRSIVIDAGKTGYTETILGRRRYLPDLTSDNRQRREMAERMALNAPIQGSAADVIKMAMLKVDASLRDSGLKSRMLLQVHDELVFEIAPGEREALEELVRHDMGHAVEMAVPLDVSVGVGRTWHEAAH, from the coding sequence ATGACCAAGGACACCGCGACCCCGGCCACCGGGCGACCGCGGATCCTGCTGCTGGACGGGCACTCGCTGGCGTACCGGGCGTTCTACGCGCTCCCGGTGGAGAACTTCTCCACCACCACCGGGCAGCACACCAACGCGGTGTACGGGTTCACCTCGATGCTGATCAACATGCTCCGCGACGAGCAGCCGACCCATATCTGCGTCGCGTTCGACGTGTCCCGCAAGACCTTCCGCTCGGAGCAGTACGCGGAGTACAAGGCGGGCCGCTCCAAGTCGCCGGACGAGTTCAAGGGGCAGGTCTCGCTGGTCAAGGAGGTGCTGGAGGCGCTTCGGATCCCGACCACCGAGATCGACGGCTGGGAGGCCGACGACGTCATCGCGACCCTCGCCACGCAGGCGGCGGAGCAGGGCTTCGAGGTGCTGATCAGCAGCGGCGACCGGGACGCGTTCCAGCTGGTCAGCGACGACGTCACAGTGCTGTATCCGAAGCGCGGGGTGTCCGAGATCGCCCGGATGGACCCGGCCGCGGTCGAGGAGAAGTACGGCGTTCCCCCGCGGCTGTATCCGGATCTGGCCGCGCTGGTGGGCGAGCAGAGCGACAACCTGCCGGGTGTGCCCGGCGTGGGTCCGAAGACGGCGGCCAAGTGGTTGAACCAGTTCGGCTCGCTGAACGACGTGGTCGACCGGGTGAACGAGATCAAGGGCAAGGCCGGCGAGTCGTTGCGTGAGCACCTCGCCGACGTGATCCGGAACCGGCAGATCAACGAGCTGGTCCGCGACCTGACCCTGGACGTCGTGGTCGACGACCTGGTCCGGACGCCGTGGGACCGGGACAAGGTGCACACGCTGTTCGACAGCCTGGAGTTCCGCGTACTGCGCGAGCGGCTCGTCGCCGAGCACGAAGAGGTCGACGCGACCGTCGACCACGGGTTCGAGCTGGACGGCGCGCAGCTGAAGCCGGGCGAGGTCGCTGCCTGGCTGAAGGAGCACGTGAGCACGGGTGAGCGCGTCGGCGTTGCCGTGCAGGGCAGCTGGGGCGGCGGGACCGGCCAGATCACCGGGCTCGCGCTGGCGAACACCTCCGGTGCCGCGGCCTGGTTCGACCCGACGATGATGACACCGGACGACGAGGCAGCCTGGCAGGCCTGGCTCGCCGACGAGAAGCAGCCGAAGGCGCTGCACGACGTGAACGGTCCGCTCCTCGGCTTCCTGGAGCGTGGCTGGATGTTGGGCGGTCTGAGCTCGGACACCCAGCTGAGTGCGTACCTGGTCCGCCCGGACCAGCGTGCGTACGACCTCGCCGACCTGACCGTGCGATACCTCAAGCGCGAGCTGCGCAACGAGGAGGCCGACAACGGCCAGCTCAGCTTCGACGACGTCGAGGGCGGCCCGGCCGCGGACCACACGATGCTGCGTGCCCGCGCGATCGCGGATCTCGCCGACACGCTCGACGCCGAGCTCGAGAAGCAGGCCGGTACTCCGCTGCTCGCGGACGTCGAGCTGCCGCTGATCCAGGTGATCGCGGCCATGGAGCGCGACGGCATCGCGGTCGACCGGCCGTACCTGGAGCAGCTCGAGGAGCGGTTCGCGACCGGAGTGCGGGACGCCGCCGCCTCGGCGTACGAGGTGATCGGTAAGGAGATCAACCTCGGGTCGCCGAAGCAGCTGCAGGTGGTGCTGTTCGACGAGTTGCAGATGCCGAAGACCAAGCGGACCAAGACCGGGTACACCACGGACGCGGACTCGCTGCAGGCGCTGTTCGAGAAGACCGAGCACCCGTTCCTGGCCTACCTGCTGGCGCACCGGGACGCGACCCGGCTGCGGCAGACGGTCGAGGGCCTGCTGAAGACGATCAGCCCCCGCGACGGCCGGATCCACACCACGTTCAACCAGACGATCGCGGCGACCGGGCGGCTCAGCTCCACCGACCCGAACCTGCAGAACATCCCGATCCGGACCGAGGAGGGCCGCCGGATCCGGCAGGCGTTCATCGTCGGCGAGGGCAACGAGTCGCTGATGTCGGCCGACTACAGCCAGATCGAGATGCGGATCATGGCGCACGTGTCGAAGGACCAGGGCCTGATCGACGCGTTCAACTCCGGGATGGACTTCCACTCGGTGACCGCGTCGCGGGTGTTCTCGGTCGAGCCGTCCGCGGTCACGCAGGAGCAGCGCGCCAAGATCAAGGCGATGAACTACGGCCTGGCGTACGGCCTGTCGGCGTACGGCCTGAGCCAGCAGCTGAAGATCGGCGTCGACGAGGCCAAGGGCCTGATGGACGAGTACTTCGAGGGCTTCGGCGGCGTCCGGGACTACCTGCGGTCGATCGTGATCGACGCCGGCAAGACCGGATACACCGAGACGATCCTGGGCCGCCGGCGGTACCTGCCGGACCTGACCAGCGACAACCGCCAGCGCCGCGAGATGGCCGAGCGGATGGCGCTGAACGCCCCGATCCAGGGCTCGGCCGCCGACGTCATCAAGATGGCGATGCTCAAGGTCGACGCGTCCCTGCGCGACTCCGGCCTGAAGTCGCGGATGCTCCTCCAGGTCCACGACGAGCTCGTCTTCGAGATCGCCCCCGGCGAACGCGAGGCCCTCGAGGAGCTGGTCCGCCACGACATGGGCCACGCCGTCGAGATGGCCGTCCCACTGGACGTCTCGGTCGGCGTAGGCCGCACCTGGCACGAAGCCGCCCACTAG
- a CDS encoding NUDIX domain-containing protein produces MPTPKFILDLRAKIGHDLLWLTGITGVVLDDVADPAEILLVKRADNGRWSLVAGILEPGEQPAVGLIREIQEETAVEAAIDRLVSIESLPPASYPNGDQVQFLDLCFRCHALRGEPRVNDDESLDVRWWPLTDLPDLTDRERASIKNALSPDPTPVYVTA; encoded by the coding sequence ATGCCGACACCGAAGTTCATCCTCGACCTGCGAGCGAAGATCGGCCACGACCTGCTCTGGCTCACCGGGATCACCGGCGTCGTGCTCGACGACGTGGCCGATCCGGCCGAGATCCTGCTGGTCAAGCGTGCCGACAACGGCCGCTGGAGCCTGGTCGCCGGCATCCTCGAGCCGGGCGAGCAACCGGCCGTCGGCCTGATCCGCGAGATCCAGGAGGAGACCGCCGTCGAGGCCGCGATCGACCGCCTGGTCAGCATCGAATCGCTCCCGCCGGCCAGCTACCCGAACGGCGACCAGGTCCAGTTCCTCGACCTGTGCTTCCGCTGCCACGCACTGCGCGGCGAACCGCGCGTCAACGACGACGAGTCCCTCGACGTCCGCTGGTGGCCGCTGACCGACCTACCCGACCTGACGGACCGGGAGCGAGCGTCCATCAAGAACGCCCTCTCCCCCGACCCGACGCCGGTGTATGTGACCGCCTAG
- a CDS encoding carbohydrate ABC transporter permease produces the protein MSAGTLPPDETRPAVGASIQDTRGDKIAMACIYTALGLFCLAILYPLVYVLSASVSNTRKVSAGEVWLWPVGFTLDAYRAIFDYKAIVSSFGNSVYYAVAGALVATVLTLLAAYPLSRKGLPGKGIIMGAFVFTMMFNGGLIPTYLVVDQLGLLNTRWAIILPTALAVWNVIITRTYFMVTIPEELVEAGKVDGCSDFSFFWRVVLPLSKPIIAVNLLFYAVGQWNSFFNALIYLTNEHLFPLQVVLRQILIQSKVDPSQMQDTSKLLQMQELQQQLKYSLIVIGMIPPLLVYPFVQKHFVKGAMVGSLKG, from the coding sequence ATGAGCGCCGGAACATTGCCGCCGGACGAGACGCGGCCGGCGGTCGGGGCGTCGATCCAGGACACCCGCGGCGACAAGATCGCGATGGCCTGCATCTACACCGCGCTCGGTCTCTTCTGCCTGGCGATCCTGTACCCGCTGGTCTACGTCCTCAGCGCCTCGGTCAGCAACACCAGGAAGGTGTCGGCCGGCGAGGTCTGGCTGTGGCCGGTCGGGTTCACGCTGGACGCCTACCGGGCGATCTTCGACTACAAGGCGATCGTCAGCAGCTTCGGGAACTCGGTGTACTACGCGGTCGCCGGGGCGCTGGTGGCCACGGTCCTGACGCTCCTGGCGGCGTACCCGCTGTCGCGGAAGGGCCTGCCGGGCAAGGGGATCATCATGGGCGCGTTCGTGTTCACGATGATGTTCAACGGCGGCCTGATCCCGACGTACCTGGTGGTCGACCAGCTCGGGCTGCTGAACACGCGCTGGGCGATCATCCTGCCGACCGCGCTGGCGGTCTGGAACGTGATCATCACCCGGACCTACTTCATGGTGACGATCCCCGAGGAGCTGGTCGAGGCCGGGAAGGTGGACGGCTGCAGCGACTTCAGCTTCTTCTGGCGGGTGGTGCTGCCGCTGAGCAAGCCGATCATCGCGGTGAACCTGCTGTTCTACGCGGTCGGGCAGTGGAACTCGTTCTTCAACGCGCTGATCTACCTGACCAACGAGCACCTGTTCCCGCTGCAGGTGGTGCTGCGGCAGATCCTGATCCAGTCGAAGGTCGACCCGTCCCAGATGCAGGACACCAGCAAGCTGCTGCAGATGCAGGAGTTGCAGCAGCAGCTGAAGTACTCGTTGATCGTGATCGGGATGATCCCGCCGCTGCTGGTCTACCCGTTCGTGCAGAAGCACTTCGTCAAGGGAGCCATGGTCGGCTCCTTGAAGGGATAG